The following DNA comes from Anopheles coustani chromosome 2, idAnoCousDA_361_x.2, whole genome shotgun sequence.
ACAGGTCCTACTGCAAGCCGGCGTTGCGGTAAATGCGGCCGATTTTAAGGGTCTAACCCCGCTCATGACGGCCTGCATGTACGGCCGCACGGCCACCGCAGCGTACCTGTTGGGCATGGGAGCACAGAATCATCTAACCGACATCAACGGTGACACTGCACTCCATTGGGCAGCATACAAAGGCCATGCGGATCTCATTCGTTTGCTGATGTACTCGGGTGTGGATTTGCAGAAAACGGACAACTTCGGTTCAACACCACTGCACCTCGCCTGTCTGTCGGGAAATTTACAGTGCGTGAAGATCCTTTGCGAAAAGCGCAATCTGGAGTTGGAACCGCGCGATAAAAATGGCAAAACTCCTATCATGCTCGCCCAGAGCCACCGGAACAGTGAGGTCGTCAAGTTGCTGCAcaatgaaatgaagaaaaagtcACGCTGGATGCCTCCGATCTCCGAGATATGGGGAATGCTGTTTGGTGGCGCTGGTGCGTCAAAGGGACCGCTGATATTGTTCCTCGTTTCTGTGCTGCTGTGGGGTTACCCAATGTACATGATAAGGGTAAGGTTGATTACAAgtaataatttcatttcaacgatcacttttcatttttgttattgCATTCCAGTGCATCCCCATCACCTGGAACATTTTGAGACGATCGCACTATTGTTTCATCTACTGGAATGCGGTCATGTGGATCAGCTGGATCATTGCCAATCGCCGCGATCCTGGGTACATTCCTCTCAACTCCGATACTTACTACAGAGCGATCAAGCAAATTCCATACTTCGACAAGTGGAAGAAACGCAATGTGATCCTTTCGCGCCTCTGCCATAGCTGTCGTTGTTTGCGGCCACTGAGAGCGAAACACTGTCGTATCTGTAACCGATGTGTTTCGTACTTCGACCATCATTGCCCGTTTATATACAACTGCGTGGGATTGCGAAATAGAATGTGGTTCCTGCTGTTTGTATTAAGCATCGCGATCAACTGTTCGTTCACAATCTACTTTGCGTGCTATTGTGTCATGATCGAGGGTTTCAGTCTGCTGTATGTGTTGGGACTACTGGAggcatttgtgttttgtggaCTTGGATGGATTCTTACCTGCACTTCCGTAAGTGTTAAAAATCAAGAAACTGTTCAAGAGATCGTAGGTTCTATACCTGTCGTTGTCTTCGTATTCTTATAGATCCTACACGCGTGTATGAATTTAACGACCAACGAAATGTTCAACTACAAGCGCTACCCCTATCTGCGAGACAAACGCGGCCGCTACCAGAATCCATTTTCGCGTGGACCGGTGTTGAATCTGTTTGAATTTTTCGTCTGCCTTCCCGACCGTCAAGATGAACAGGACTACATTCTGGATGAGAACCTTTGAAAATTGCCCAACAACTCCGGCGAACGCCGGAAGCGCATCGCCAGCAGCGGAAGCAATAGTAGCACCAGCTAGCTCAAAGTACGCAACTAATCCGCGCGATATGAGACAAGACCAATGGAACACCACGGTTTGCACATTCTTTTTCCACAGTTTTTTTCGCCAACATCACCCCTATTGCCTGCATAAGCTGCATAGAAGAAGCCTAACCAGTCCGAAGATATCGAATGGGTCTTcgctttatgtttttaaatgacCATGATTCATTCCACTTCGTGATACCTTTTATGATATACTTCTCACTGGGAAGCGCTGTTACTTATGAAAAGATATTTACTTAGTTCTAATGTTAAGCATGTTAGCTTAGAATCTCGTGTCTCTACTGTATAAGGAAGCATTCGTTTGTTATAACAATAGATAGGACCAGGGATGTACGTTTAGCGCACTTGCCTTGGTAAATTCGTTATCGTTTGATAGAGCTTTAACGCTACAACTTACAGCGTCCGTACAATGGCTTTGTGGGTGtctttaaatcaaataaatgcttgtatgaaatataatttagcaaatttttattattcatcggCGAACATTTACGAGATGGTTATCCTTCGCCTATATTAAcagaacatttaaatttgacaTTGCGAGCGCAAGGTAACTAAACGAAACTTTCTACTGTATATGCACCTTGCAGTGAACATGACAGCAAAATAATTCGTCTTTCCCACATGTGGCCGGGTCAGTGAAGTGTagtgttttgaatattttcctcGACGAGGAAAATCTAGTTTTTCCGGCACACAACATCCCTGCCACGCAGCAAAGATGGTGCGCCACAATAATCAACTGCCGG
Coding sequences within:
- the LOC131265698 gene encoding uncharacterized protein LOC131265698 — protein: MVTEESDHPHHPEEEKTPTQEKDSNLLARTDSSEILIQSSMDDIFDVIKSGELSEVENLVEKLGPEALSARDKHGYTPAHWAALDGNVEMMRYLVERNAPVDLPCLGTQGPRPIHWACRKGHAAVVQVLLQAGVAVNAADFKGLTPLMTACMYGRTATAAYLLGMGAQNHLTDINGDTALHWAAYKGHADLIRLLMYSGVDLQKTDNFGSTPLHLACLSGNLQCVKILCEKRNLELEPRDKNGKTPIMLAQSHRNSEVVKLLHNEMKKKSRWMPPISEIWGMLFGGAGASKGPLILFLVSVLLWGYPMYMIRCIPITWNILRRSHYCFIYWNAVMWISWIIANRRDPGYIPLNSDTYYRAIKQIPYFDKWKKRNVILSRLCHSCRCLRPLRAKHCRICNRCVSYFDHHCPFIYNCVGLRNRMWFLLFVLSIAINCSFTIYFACYCVMIEGFSLLYVLGLLEAFVFCGLGWILTCTSILHACMNLTTNEMFNYKRYPYLRDKRGRYQNPFSRGPVLNLFEFFVCLPDRQDEQDYILDENL